One genomic window of Limanda limanda chromosome 16, fLimLim1.1, whole genome shotgun sequence includes the following:
- the ercc1 gene encoding DNA excision repair protein ERCC-1 translates to MSKRFNINLEDSAFTKERTPPKPQFVSSSKGAVSSASPAPESVDQPMSYAEYIVQSKSTVAPQKENIFRGPGTDGAGVPSVKQTWTGSGSSATEGCGTGPDQDSSKGTEGGSEVVRRTEETQAVCTNQKEGNCPRPDASLSLGPKPVGTGSSIIVSSRQRGNPILKFVRSVPWEFGDVVPDYVLGQTVCALFLSLRYHNLNPNYIHDRLKLLGQTFTLRVLLVLVDVKDPHHALKELARICIMADCTLILAWSPEEAGRYLETYKAYEKKPADLLKEQVEKDYLSKVTDCLTTVKSINKTDAITLLSTFSSIEGIISASKEDLVLCPGLGPQKARRLYDVLHKPFLKSKTKDT, encoded by the exons ATGAGTAAACGGTTCAACATCAACCTGGAAGATTCAGCTTTCACCAAAGAAAGAACACCG CCAAAGCCGCAGTTTGTGTCTTCATCCAAAGGAGCTGTCTCCTCAGCCTCCCCTGCTCCGGAGTCAGTGGACCAGCCCATGTCTTATGCTGAATACATCGTCCAGAGTAAAAGCACCGTGGCCCCTCAGAAGGAGAACATCTTCAGAGGTCCCGGGACTGATGGTGCTGGTGTCCCCAGTGTGAAACAAACCTGGACTGGTTCAGGATCTTCTGCCACTGAAGGGTGTGGAACAGGTCCGGATCAGGACAGTTCCAAAGGGACTGAAGGTGGATCTGAGGTGGTTCGGAGGACTGAGGAGACACAGGCGGTTTGCACAAATCAAAAAGAGGGAAACTGTCCACGGCCAGATGCGAGCCTCAGCCTGGGTCCCAAACCAGTGGGGACAGGGAGCAGCATTATTGTCAGTTCTCGACAG AGAGGAAATCCCATTCTGAAGTTTGTGCGGAGTGTCCCGTGGGAGTTTGGAGATGTCGTACCAGACTATGTGTTGGGCCAAACGGTGTGTGCTCTCTTCCTCAG CCTGAGGTATCACAACCTCAACCCAAACTATATACACGACCGTTTGAAGCTACTTGGACAGACTTTCACCCTGCGAGTTTTACTGGTGCTAGTAGATGTA AAAGATCCTCATCATGCATTGAAGGAGCTGGCTCGCATCTGCATCATGGCCGACTGCACTCTCATCCTGGCTTGGAG TCCGGAGGAGGCAGGACGTTACCTAGAAACATATAAGGCTTATGAAAAGAAACCAGCAGACCTACTGAAAGAGCAAGTGGAAAAGGACTATCTGTCGAAG gttACAGATTGCTTGACCACTGTCAAGTCTATAAACAAGACTGATGCCATTACCTTATTGTCCACTTTTTCG TCCATAGAAGGAATCATCAGTGCATCTAAGGAAGACCTGGTTCTCTGTCCAGGCCTTGGACCACAAAAG GCCAGACGACTCTACGACGTGCTGCACAAGCCCTTCCTCAAGTCCAAAACAAAAGACACCTGA
- the LOC133021678 gene encoding gastrula zinc finger protein XlCGF67.1-like isoform X2, whose amino-acid sequence MLDKPSDKDQQAGHCSDCGCTFSQSEPDSTSTSSPPNQQQTLQSRCPSCQAGGSLSNGRRPHRRLRLDPHICSLCNKTFISSAHLNLHLASHNKERKFGCSTCGKLFHQASHLMAHKIIHSGDRPFKCPDCGKTFGRASHLKTHSRLHTGLHHLLFLLLLNPYPLSLYPQKSTHAPGQKQRVKQSSDQDAGIYLDKNLLLIFNAILIWSY is encoded by the exons ATGCTGGATAAACCCAGTGATAAAGACCAACAGGCTGGCCACTGCTCAGACTGTGGATGCactttcagccaatcagagcccgACTCAACCAGCACGTCATCCCCTCCCAACCAGCAGCAGACACTCCAGTCCAGGTGCCCGTCCTGCCAGGCGGGCGGCAGCCTTTCCAATGGCCGACGGCCGCACCGGCGCCTACGCCTGGACCCCCACATCTGCAGCCTGTGCAACAAGACGTTCATCTCATCCGCCCACCTGAATCTTCACCTCGCCTCCCACAACAAGGAGAGGAAGTTCGGATGCAGCACCTGTGGCAAGTTATTCCACCAGGCCTCCCATCTGATGGCGCACAAGATAATCCACAGCGGAGACAGGCCGTTCAAATGCCCGGACTGTGGCAAGACCTTCGGCCGCGCCTCCCATCTGAAGACGCACAGCCGGCTCCACACTG gccttcatcacctcctcttcctcctgctcctgaatCCTTACCCACTCAGCCTTTATCCTCAGAAGTCAACACACGCTCCAGGTCAAAAGCAAAGAGTAAAACAGAGCAGTGACCAGGACGCAGGCATCTACTTAGACAAAAATCTTCTTCTCATCTTTAATGCAATTCTGATATGGTCATATTAA
- the LOC133021678 gene encoding zinc finger protein 436-like isoform X1: MLDKPSDKDQQAGHCSDCGCTFSQSEPDSTSTSSPPNQQQTLQSRCPSCQAGGSLSNGRRPHRRLRLDPHICSLCNKTFISSAHLNLHLASHNKERKFGCSTCGKLFHQASHLMAHKIIHSGDRPFKCPDCGKTFGRASHLKTHSRLHTGEKPFKCSYCDKCFTQKAGLLAHVRVHTGERRYKCERCGEGFRSLSLLLSHKAQESSGKAKPAPAAAPTQPEKTEGSKEDLKCGVCCRTFVRSSYIRLHIRLKKGLRPYHCKVCNKTFVKLDTFVSHCDKHLRKKKDKSKEVKVKVVNPPLFVPLSRPSSPPLPPAPESLPTQPLSSEVNTRSRSKAKSKTEQ, translated from the coding sequence ATGCTGGATAAACCCAGTGATAAAGACCAACAGGCTGGCCACTGCTCAGACTGTGGATGCactttcagccaatcagagcccgACTCAACCAGCACGTCATCCCCTCCCAACCAGCAGCAGACACTCCAGTCCAGGTGCCCGTCCTGCCAGGCGGGCGGCAGCCTTTCCAATGGCCGACGGCCGCACCGGCGCCTACGCCTGGACCCCCACATCTGCAGCCTGTGCAACAAGACGTTCATCTCATCCGCCCACCTGAATCTTCACCTCGCCTCCCACAACAAGGAGAGGAAGTTCGGATGCAGCACCTGTGGCAAGTTATTCCACCAGGCCTCCCATCTGATGGCGCACAAGATAATCCACAGCGGAGACAGGCCGTTCAAATGCCCGGACTGTGGCAAGACCTTCGGCCGCGCCTCCCATCTGAAGACGCACAGCCGGCTCCACACTGGTGAGAAACCCTTCAAGTGCTCCTACTGTGACAAGTGTTTCACGCAGAAGGCCGGGCTCCTAGCGCACGTTCGTGTTCACACAGGGGAGCGGCGGTACAAGTGTGAGCGGTGCGGTGAGGGTTTTCGGTCTTtgtccctcctgctctctcacAAGGCCCAGGAGTCCTCTGGGAAGGCCAAGCCAGCACCGGCAGCAGCACCGACCCAACCTGAGAAAACAGAGGGTAGCAAAGAGGATCTGAAGTGCGGCGTCTGCTGCCGCACCTTTGTCCGATCGTCGTACATCCGGCTGCACATACGCCTCAAGAAAGGACTGCGGCCATATCACTGCAAAGTGTGCAACAAGACCTTTGTCAAGCTGGACACTTTTGTTAGCCACTGTGATAAACacttgaggaaaaaaaaggataaaagtAAGGAGGTTAAGGTCAAAGTTGTAAACCCCCCTCTGTTTGTTCCACTCTCCAggccttcatcacctcctcttcctcctgctcctgaatCCTTACCCACTCAGCCTTTATCCTCAGAAGTCAACACACGCTCCAGGTCAAAAGCAAAGAGTAAAACAGAGCAGTGA